The stretch of DNA GCGGATCATGTGCGAAGTCCGATCTCAAGTGCGAAACGATCGCTTCTACCTGCTGCCAACCACGGGGAACACTAGCCGTCCATTCCGCAGCGAGCGTGGCGGCTTTTTGACTCTGAGGCGGAATCGCCAAATGCCGTTTTACTGTTGCGGACGCGATCGCTGCCCGTGATTTCCGTTGATCTTCACGAAATTTCCGATGGACCGGGAGATTCTTCGTGAAATCCAGTTCGCGTAAGCAATTGAGATTCACTTTGGAGGATTGGGTGTAGAGCACTGTCAATTGCGGGATCAAGTCGCGTTGAGGCATCTCCACGACTCCATCTGTCGACCAACCATAGAAATCCACGAGGTCGATCTTGTCGATATGCACAGCTGTGATTTGCGGAGGAGAGGGGACACGCTTTGTCTTGAGGTTAATGATTTTCACACCATGAGTTTCCAGACCACCTGGAATGGCAAAGTTCGCTGCAGGTTGTACTTGCACCCACGGCTTGTCCTCTCGCATCTGAAGCGAGAGATTGGAATGATTTAATTTTTCGTTAGAGTGCTCCCAGTCACGGCCGTTGAAGGTGTCGTACCGCTCGATGGCCAAGTGCAGCGGGACACGACCGACGACATGCAACAAAGCCGGGGCTTTGCGATCTTTGAGATCCAAATGTTTTCGCGCGACCATACGCCGAATGGTGGAAAATTCTTTCCCGCTCCGCTCCGTTTTCGCAGTGCGCTGGTGCGTGATTTTCATGTTGCCCTGCGGGAGACCTTTGGCGCGCTCTCGTTTTTTGGGAGGTTTCGGCGGCTCACCATATGTTTCGTTCATCATGTCGTATAAAGAAGGCATTTCGGATTCGAGAAACAAATCGCTTTCAACCGGTCCAAAACTGCTGGCGTCTTCTTGGGCAGCGACCATCGCGTCTCCGTCACCGACTCCCGAACGTGCCAAATCATTGCTGTCGTTATTTCCTCCGGAGGTCGGCATGAAACCGCCTAAAACATATGTGGCCCCACCGGTTGTGCCGAAGAGCACCGCCAGCAGCAGCAGGCCCCCGGCAACACTCGCCAACACAGACGAACGGACCGGGAGACAGCGGTCGGAACGATGTGAGGCGTAGGTATTGCTGACCCGCTCCCAATAACGAGCCATGAGCCACCACAGCATCATCACACCGAATAATCCCGCCAGAACAAAAACCACAGGCTGTGTACAAATGATTAAGACGTAAAGCGTCATAAAACTGCTGATCAAACAAGCGACTTGTTGGCAGCGACGCCAATGAGAATAAGCAGCAGCGATCAATCCCGCATTTTGCAGGGTCGTAAGCATCAGGGTTTCCGGGGCTTCTCCCAATCCGATGGCGCGAGAAAGAAGCTCCGTCAGCGTCGGCCACAACACCCAGCCTGCGATGATCGCGGGCGCAAATTTGATCAGCTTGTTCTTGGGGGATTGGTCTCCACGGAGGAACCACCAAATGCTCCAAGGCAAACCGACTGATAGCAATGCCGAAAGAAACAGCAAGCTCACCGATCGCGTGGATTCAAAGCGGGGTATCAATAAGGTGATCGCGGCCACTGTTGCTAGCAGCAGAGTCCCCGATTCCGAAGGTTTTTCAGAGAACGGTTTCATGTGCGATCGCGGCAATGGGGATGCGCCAGCTTTAGTTGGTAGACCAGTTGTCATGGCATTGCCTTTCCCATTGATGTCGAAGTTGTTGGGATGTGTTCTCAGAGACATCGAACCACATCCAAGCTTTCGTACTTCGGTCTGTGGATAGTGACGTTCCGGTGCGGTCTAAGTCGTATGCTGGGGTCTCTTCGTTGTTTTGTAGAGATGATCGTTGATCTAAAACGATCACGTGAAACGAAGGGAATTCGCTAAGCAGTGACGATTCACTGAGACGTTCCCAACCGGCAACAGTTGTCACAAACAGAGTCATTTGAGCCCGTTCACCTGTGGTGAGGGTAATGCTTTCTTTTTGTGATGCAGACAAAGGTGCAAAACGTGCCAAGCGATCGTTGATTTGTTGGATGCTGCCGTGAGCTGCCGGGACCGCTTGACGCTCATCATTGAGTTCACAACTCAAATCACAAGCGTGGCCATGAAACTCTTGGCAGAGGCTGGCGACGGTCCGCAGTCCCCAGTCGAGCAATTCTCGCTCTTTGGGGGTCTGATCGGAAAACGCCCAAGGATCAAGTGTGACGACAATCCTCTGCCGCGAGGCTGTCTGGCGCTCACAGACAATCAATCGGTCTTGACGTGCCGTATGTGCCCAATGAATCCTCCTTAGCGAGTCCCCTTCTCGATAATCTCGAGCGGAAAGAATATCTCCGTCGCTGCCCGCTCGATCCACAAAGGCTCCCACTGCTGAAAGTCGCTCACCTAGAAGGAGCGGCAAAGATTTCAAATCGACACAACGTGGCCAAACGATCAATTGCTCGTTTAAGACAATCGGCTGATGAGCCTGCCATAAACCGAAAGGAAATCCCGTACCCAACAACGGTGGTTCCAGCGGATAGACTCCCCGGCGAGGAGGCACATACTCAAAGGTGAATTGGGTTTTCGACCAACCGCTGACACTGGCCAAAGCCGTTGTCGCGGTTTCGCATTGGACTTCACCTGCGCTTTCGAAGAATCCTCGTTCAACCAACAACCCCCAAACCGCCCAAGGCCAACGATTGGTCACAACGAGTGTCACCTGTATCGAATCCTGTTCATGGCAGCGGTGTCGTTCAAACTCGATTTCAGCCGTCAATCCCCGCATCGCCAACCAAGGCCATGCCACCCCCAGCGCGGTCACCAACGAGACCACTCCGCAGACGAACCAGCCTTGTGGAACCGCAAAGAGTCCAATGACCGCCGAAGCGATCGCAGCGAGTACAAACCAGCCGATCGGTTGCTTAAGCCAGTAGACGTATTTGTTGGCCCAGGGACAATAATCGTAGTTGCCGACCGTCATGATCCGGTCGGTAACCCGGGATAGAAATTCCGACAGATTTCGGCTCATTCGGATTCCTTCATAAATTAGCAAGCAGCCTAAAACCGGCCGGCTCAAATATTTTTCTAACAACGCTGATTCAGAGAAGGCTGGTTCTGTTGTAAAACTAATTCAACTCCGTTGTGCGAAATTCTGAGCGACAATATCCGTAGGCTTTCTCGACATAGGTGATCATGGTCCGCGCTTCTTGAAAGCGGCCAGCCACCACATAATCCTCCAAAGTATCGAGACTGTAGAGAACCTCCTCCACACTCTCTTGCTGAGCTGGGGTTGGCTCTTGCCAGCGGATCAAAACGCTCGTTGTCAGCTTCTCAGCATGACTGCGCAATTGTTCCAAACGGCGTCGAGACTCCCGTGTGTCCTGATCTCGAACAGCGTCATAGGCGTCGACGCGAATGTTGTTCATGTCCTCGAACAAATCGTCGGTGGAGGGGTAATACAGGAATAAACCCACGACTCCCAAGGCCACCGAGCAAACGGCTCCGACGAAATAGAGCTGTAACGGGGTTAACCTAGGATTCCAGCGAGAATTGGCAGTCGTCGCGACCTCTCCTTCGTCTTTGCGCATAAGATGTTCGATGCTCACTCGGTCTCCCAGGATTCTCAAGACAATCCCCACCAGAGCCAACAATAAAAACAGTCCCAAACCACAGATTTGATCGATCGTGATTTTTCGTGAGACTTCCGACCAGACCCAACCGAAATGCGATTGTTCTGCACTGACAACCGCTAGCCGTGTGAAGGGGTCGAATGCGTGCGTATGATCAGCAACCGTGGCGTTTCCGCTGATGATGGTGCGATCTGCCGTTAATCCGATTGCAAGTGTCGCTCCGATCAATAGTGAGACAAACAACAGGAGCGACTTCACCCCATAGTCGCGGCGGAGCCAATTCGCGACACCAACGTTGGCTCCCGCTCCAAGAATGATCAGGGCAAAGGCCGCGCCCAAAGAGTAACCGTCCCGCACGATGTGCCCGAAGTGCATCATGACCTCAGTCGGGGTGACGTACACGGGAATCGCCACCAACCCCATGATGACCGGCGCGAAGACATTGTCGCGCGTCAATCCCGTCTGCAAGACGCCGTGAGGCAAGAAGGCTCCCAGAAATCCGACAGCCAGCAATGCTAAGCCGTAATCAATCGCGGCCGGCCCGACCAATGACCGAGCCGTCGTGCTGCCCATCACAGCCAGGCGATCAATACTGCGGCGGGGCGCTTGCTCAAGATCTTCCGGATCAATATCCCGTTTGTCGGAGACGACGCGATTCCAAATTAAGCCAATCCCGACGGACACCACGAATGTGCCCACCGCAAAATACAACAACATCACCGGCGCAATGTGACTGAGCCCGTAGACAATCGACACCGGGTTGAGCACCGGGGCTACCAGGACGAAACTCAACACCGTCCCGCTTGGTATTCCAGCGCGACGGAGTTCTCGAGCAACCGGCAACGCGCCTAATGAACAGATCGGCAATAGGACACCCAATGCCCAAGCACGAAAAGGGCCGGTCCAATGACCGACGCCTAGCAGGCTCCGCACGCGTTGGGCTCCTACCAAACCACGTAAAAGTCCGGCTGCTAAAACGCCCGCGACCAGAAACGGTGCTGCATCGACCATGGCCTCGGTGATTCTCAGCACCGCACTCCAAAAGGTCGTATTGAAGTCAGTCAGAAAACCGCGATAGCCGGCGCCGTCTGCTAAGATGGGTAGAAAGTTCATGGTTACTTCTCATCCTGATGGTGATGCTCATGTGTGCTATCGGAGTCTGCCTCCTTGCAAGAGATCGAGAAGCTGAAGTTCATCCGTTCCTGTCCCACCTTTAATTTGGGAATCACGATCATTAATTCTTCTGCATCTGGATAGACATCTTTTAAATTTGCGGAATATTTTAAGGGCTGGCCTTCGACGTCTTCAGCGGTAAACTGGATCTCTTTAGACTTGGGCCGCTTCTGACCGACTGCGTCGACTAATGCAAGAAT from Symmachiella dynata encodes:
- a CDS encoding transglutaminase-like domain-containing protein, translating into MKPFSEKPSESGTLLLATVAAITLLIPRFESTRSVSLLFLSALLSVGLPWSIWWFLRGDQSPKNKLIKFAPAIIAGWVLWPTLTELLSRAIGLGEAPETLMLTTLQNAGLIAAAYSHWRRCQQVACLISSFMTLYVLIICTQPVVFVLAGLFGVMMLWWLMARYWERVSNTYASHRSDRCLPVRSSVLASVAGGLLLLAVLFGTTGGATYVLGGFMPTSGGNNDSNDLARSGVGDGDAMVAAQEDASSFGPVESDLFLESEMPSLYDMMNETYGEPPKPPKKRERAKGLPQGNMKITHQRTAKTERSGKEFSTIRRMVARKHLDLKDRKAPALLHVVGRVPLHLAIERYDTFNGRDWEHSNEKLNHSNLSLQMREDKPWVQVQPAANFAIPGGLETHGVKIINLKTKRVPSPPQITAVHIDKIDLVDFYGWSTDGVVEMPQRDLIPQLTVLYTQSSKVNLNCLRELDFTKNLPVHRKFREDQRKSRAAIASATVKRHLAIPPQSQKAATLAAEWTASVPRGWQQVEAIVSHLRSDFAHDPLATAPEATDDVVNHFLNAGCGPDYLFATTAAVMLRSQGYPTRLVTGFYADPKNYDRAGGQTIVLPEDVHVWVEVGVGGSKWVAVEPTPGYEPPPEVLTWKQQFAQLAAALTGWLKANVFLLMSGGFVLLGIWYTRFTWLDWGLISLIRLWRWGHPIHRIRATLYMLEYRSWLAGLPRPSTVTVRQWYLDRSQGLSEESKNQLSFFINILERALYAPATLKTADRDQTAHACRNAIQHLRTPQLRSWAQQGDHQR
- a CDS encoding DUF58 domain-containing protein gives rise to the protein MSRNLSEFLSRVTDRIMTVGNYDYCPWANKYVYWLKQPIGWFVLAAIASAVIGLFAVPQGWFVCGVVSLVTALGVAWPWLAMRGLTAEIEFERHRCHEQDSIQVTLVVTNRWPWAVWGLLVERGFFESAGEVQCETATTALASVSGWSKTQFTFEYVPPRRGVYPLEPPLLGTGFPFGLWQAHQPIVLNEQLIVWPRCVDLKSLPLLLGERLSAVGAFVDRAGSDGDILSARDYREGDSLRRIHWAHTARQDRLIVCERQTASRQRIVVTLDPWAFSDQTPKERELLDWGLRTVASLCQEFHGHACDLSCELNDERQAVPAAHGSIQQINDRLARFAPLSASQKESITLTTGERAQMTLFVTTVAGWERLSESSLLSEFPSFHVIVLDQRSSLQNNEETPAYDLDRTGTSLSTDRSTKAWMWFDVSENTSQQLRHQWERQCHDNWSTN
- a CDS encoding permease, giving the protein MNFLPILADGAGYRGFLTDFNTTFWSAVLRITEAMVDAAPFLVAGVLAAGLLRGLVGAQRVRSLLGVGHWTGPFRAWALGVLLPICSLGALPVARELRRAGIPSGTVLSFVLVAPVLNPVSIVYGLSHIAPVMLLYFAVGTFVVSVGIGLIWNRVVSDKRDIDPEDLEQAPRRSIDRLAVMGSTTARSLVGPAAIDYGLALLAVGFLGAFLPHGVLQTGLTRDNVFAPVIMGLVAIPVYVTPTEVMMHFGHIVRDGYSLGAAFALIILGAGANVGVANWLRRDYGVKSLLLFVSLLIGATLAIGLTADRTIISGNATVADHTHAFDPFTRLAVVSAEQSHFGWVWSEVSRKITIDQICGLGLFLLLALVGIVLRILGDRVSIEHLMRKDEGEVATTANSRWNPRLTPLQLYFVGAVCSVALGVVGLFLYYPSTDDLFEDMNNIRVDAYDAVRDQDTRESRRRLEQLRSHAEKLTTSVLIRWQEPTPAQQESVEEVLYSLDTLEDYVVAGRFQEARTMITYVEKAYGYCRSEFRTTELN